Proteins found in one Mucilaginibacter gracilis genomic segment:
- a CDS encoding outer membrane beta-barrel protein: MIKKLLLLFVISLTTANLFAQNRGNGGRGNTPAAPPVLFREVSGVVRDTSDNTLIGATITLTSRKDTLRTTTNADGVFVLKNVKLATFTLTISEVGFITSVRKYLQNDAVKRLVLEPIILKSSTIMMNEVKINGTPSIVYKVDTVEYKASDYKVRDNATIDELLKKMEGFEVGSDGTVTHQGQQITKAKLNGKIYASGDVATAIQNLPADIVEKIQVVDDYGDQAARTGIKDGDPQKVLNITTKADRSVGTTGTLTTQYGSDDRYNANLFVQRINANQQLGVIANIRNTVNGVASSGVAGGATNGGGGGTGVGAGAAGSSSPGTTKSGGPQLNYRDQWSKKVQVTAGYGYNFSDNNSINQSYGTNYSDKGNSNFTDKSTAQRNSRNHSFNFELDYTIDSANYLQVTPTFTYANSSNSSNSFTDNFNKYVTGFEHPVVQSLSSSINTAPNYSGIVFYQHIFKKPRRNLSVQFSVNKANTDADGERNADTKNYADSTTNVVVKDSTAHLFTFRNSINTTYRASFTYVEPFSIYSQFEFNGQTRRSEYNNIATTDTVINNQLVDVTRYDNIYDYSFTETRLTFNYRFNGIKWNWSLGTTLVPSSLQGKKLDNSSQNTYGSIRNDFRAIPVFRFAYSWSRTERFTLAYAGTNTEPSFQQIQPFTDRTNPDNLIVGNPDLKPSFAHSITAQYNNYIANSKLNFSFGVNYTLTDNQIGSNRLFFSEPIGVKKGTNGARDTVLYKTIYETHYVNFNGSHAIVGRYNIAKQLDDRRYNLSLNGNITYSYNVGFSNNVEYHNTNWRFDERFGPRLNPTESIEINPYIGYDLSRSFTSLATAMSTSVQTTSLAVDGRFYFFKTWQVNYNASKSYVTGLGNLSTNPLVINAGFEKEFFKKKSLVLTLNTYDLLHQNNFIQQTLTTGGVTNTLSNSLSRYFLVGIRLRLQKWSGAPTRNGKKMNRRGDGSFIYE, translated from the coding sequence ATGATAAAAAAATTACTTTTACTTTTTGTTATCTCATTAACAACGGCAAACCTTTTCGCCCAAAATCGTGGGAACGGGGGCCGGGGTAATACTCCCGCTGCGCCGCCCGTGCTGTTTCGCGAGGTGAGCGGAGTAGTGAGGGATACAAGTGATAATACCCTGATAGGTGCCACAATTACATTAACATCCCGTAAAGATACCTTGCGTACCACTACCAATGCCGATGGTGTTTTTGTATTAAAAAACGTAAAGCTGGCTACTTTTACTTTAACCATTAGCGAGGTTGGCTTTATTACATCGGTACGTAAATATTTACAAAACGATGCCGTTAAAAGGCTGGTGCTTGAACCCATCATATTAAAATCGAGCACTATTATGATGAACGAGGTAAAAATTAATGGTACGCCAAGTATTGTTTACAAGGTAGATACCGTTGAGTATAAAGCCAGCGATTATAAGGTGCGCGACAATGCTACTATTGACGAGCTGTTGAAAAAAATGGAAGGCTTTGAAGTAGGATCTGACGGGACGGTAACACACCAGGGCCAGCAAATTACCAAAGCCAAATTAAACGGTAAAATTTATGCCAGCGGCGATGTGGCTACAGCCATACAAAACCTGCCGGCAGATATTGTTGAGAAAATACAGGTAGTTGATGATTACGGCGACCAGGCAGCCCGAACCGGCATTAAAGATGGCGACCCTCAAAAAGTACTTAACATCACAACCAAGGCAGATAGATCGGTAGGTACAACGGGTACCTTAACAACCCAATACGGAAGCGACGACAGGTATAACGCCAATTTGTTTGTGCAGCGCATTAATGCCAACCAGCAACTGGGCGTAATTGCCAATATACGTAACACCGTTAACGGAGTGGCATCAAGCGGCGTTGCAGGTGGTGCAACCAACGGCGGCGGGGGAGGTACTGGTGTTGGCGCGGGAGCAGCTGGAAGCAGCAGCCCCGGTACCACAAAATCTGGCGGACCACAATTAAATTACCGCGACCAATGGAGCAAAAAGGTACAGGTTACGGCTGGTTATGGATATAATTTTTCGGACAATAATTCGATTAACCAGAGTTATGGAACCAACTACTCCGACAAAGGAAATAGCAACTTTACCGATAAAAGTACAGCGCAGCGCAATAGCCGAAACCATAGCTTTAACTTTGAATTGGATTATACAATTGATAGCGCCAACTATTTACAGGTAACGCCAACTTTTACGTATGCAAATTCAAGCAATTCGTCAAATTCATTTACCGATAATTTTAACAAATACGTTACCGGTTTTGAACATCCGGTGGTACAAAGTTTAAGCAGTTCGATAAACACGGCACCTAATTATAGCGGTATTGTGTTTTATCAGCACATATTTAAAAAGCCTCGCAGAAATTTATCTGTTCAGTTTAGTGTTAACAAAGCAAATACCGACGCAGATGGCGAAAGAAATGCCGATACCAAAAACTATGCCGATAGCACCACTAACGTTGTTGTTAAAGATTCAACTGCGCACTTATTCACTTTCCGAAACAGTATCAATACTACATATAGGGCGAGCTTTACCTATGTTGAGCCGTTTAGCATCTATTCGCAGTTTGAATTTAATGGGCAAACCAGAAGGTCGGAATATAACAACATTGCTACCACCGATACCGTGATTAACAATCAACTGGTTGACGTAACCAGATATGACAATATTTACGATTACTCGTTTACCGAAACACGCCTAACCTTTAACTACCGGTTTAATGGTATTAAATGGAACTGGTCTTTAGGTACAACGCTTGTACCAAGTTCATTGCAGGGTAAAAAGCTTGATAACAGCAGTCAAAACACATACGGATCAATACGTAACGATTTTAGGGCCATTCCAGTGTTTCGTTTCGCTTATTCGTGGTCGCGTACCGAGCGGTTTACGTTGGCATATGCTGGCACCAATACCGAACCAAGTTTCCAACAGATACAGCCATTTACCGACAGAACTAACCCTGATAACTTAATTGTTGGTAACCCCGATTTGAAGCCATCCTTTGCACACTCAATTACGGCACAATACAACAACTACATCGCTAACTCAAAGCTAAATTTTTCCTTTGGCGTTAATTATACATTAACAGATAACCAGATTGGTTCTAACAGGTTGTTTTTTTCTGAGCCTATCGGCGTAAAAAAAGGTACTAACGGCGCTCGCGATACGGTACTCTATAAAACCATATACGAAACCCATTACGTAAACTTCAATGGTTCGCACGCCATAGTTGGCCGCTATAACATTGCCAAACAGCTTGACGATCGTCGCTATAATCTATCCTTAAACGGCAACATTACCTACAGTTATAATGTTGGTTTTAGCAACAATGTAGAATACCACAATACCAACTGGCGGTTTGACGAGCGTTTTGGTCCGAGATTAAACCCAACCGAATCGATAGAGATTAACCCTTATATTGGTTACGATCTGTCGCGCTCGTTCACTTCATTAGCTACCGCTATGTCAACATCGGTGCAAACCACATCATTAGCTGTAGATGGTCGCTTTTATTTCTTTAAAACCTGGCAGGTTAACTATAATGCAAGCAAAAGTTACGTTACAGGTTTAGGTAACCTAAGTACCAATCCGTTAGTTATTAATGCAGGTTTCGAAAAAGAATTTTTTAAAAAGAAAAGCCTGGTGTTAACCCTAAATACTTACGATTTACTGCACCAAAACAATTTTATACAGCAAACATTAACCACCGGAGGAGTAACCAATACCCTCTCGAACTCGTTAAGCCGCTATTTTTTAGTTGGTATACGTTTAAGACTGCAAAAATGGAGCGGCGCGCCAACACGTAACGGCAAGAAAATGAATCGCCGTGGCGATGGTAGTTTTATTTATGAATAG
- a CDS encoding GNAT family N-acetyltransferase, protein MNNRIVIRKVNATEADALLQLSKKTFFDAFAAINNANDMEAYAAVSFTHQKIEMELNTPGSAFYFAVYNNEVVGYVKLNTGDAQTEFQDSYGFEIERIYILAKHQGKGFGEQLINYAIATAKREAYKYIWLGVFEKNVNAIRFYERHGFSRFSDHYFMLGTDKQKDVLMKKEL, encoded by the coding sequence ATGAATAATCGTATTGTTATCCGCAAGGTAAATGCCACTGAGGCTGATGCTTTGTTGCAATTAAGCAAAAAAACGTTTTTTGATGCTTTCGCGGCTATTAATAATGCAAACGATATGGAGGCTTATGCTGCCGTTAGTTTTACGCATCAAAAAATAGAGATGGAGTTAAATACACCTGGTTCTGCGTTTTACTTTGCGGTTTATAATAACGAGGTGGTTGGTTATGTTAAATTGAACACTGGCGATGCCCAAACCGAATTTCAAGACAGCTATGGCTTTGAGATTGAGCGTATTTATATTTTAGCTAAACACCAGGGTAAGGGGTTTGGCGAGCAATTGATAAACTATGCTATTGCAACCGCAAAACGCGAGGCTTATAAATACATCTGGCTGGGCGTTTTCGAAAAAAATGTAAACGCCATTCGTTTTTACGAACGACATGGATTTTCCCGCTTTAGCGATCATTATTTTATGCTTGGTACCGATAAGCAAAAGGATGTTTTGATGAAAAAAGAGCTATAA
- a CDS encoding DUF3883 domain-containing protein has protein sequence MNPKVREYLINAARTKDKFVFYSDVVKDCNLGFDLSNEYGQHQLSITLGEVSEFEHQHKRPLVSALAIYKNEKINDHGDGFYKLAQSLGKGKIKQLREDLYAFEEANASRIFWQNEENYNQFFKLDITTGTSEEPVFFTQEEIDFFKEWQYKSYDPKQSEHVNAKNKLMNTVWNKSIYLGNQVVKRLAGFQSDGKRYWSQRGWTKNDGINIQAAIFKPYTWIKIYRDTDKGKDVFFTFGIDVHPSTNAFVYKIDCQRTRDSKLSNKQIQLADALIPQSAKWNTIPFDKLLAGNWTSLIDVCVEFIRDNLERYDATVDALWGADIPSQLFKDTLICRDKPKDGKSDIPQTPKTFEGVDVDFVQKAKDQKDLGDAGEGLVKQYEIAELNLKGKTDLADLVDIVKDGMGYDVLSYDEFGNEKYIEVKTTTGNEYAPFYLSDNEIEFSKFRKGKYHIYRIFKYDAESNFGEFYKISGDIESQLLFKPISYQVFLKKE, from the coding sequence ATGAACCCTAAAGTAAGAGAATACCTGATTAACGCAGCAAGAACAAAGGATAAATTCGTTTTCTACAGTGATGTAGTAAAAGACTGTAATCTTGGCTTTGACCTAAGCAACGAATACGGACAGCATCAACTAAGTATAACTTTGGGGGAGGTTTCGGAATTTGAGCACCAGCACAAAAGGCCGTTAGTAAGCGCGTTAGCTATTTATAAAAATGAAAAAATAAACGATCATGGAGATGGTTTTTATAAGCTTGCACAAAGTTTAGGTAAAGGTAAAATTAAACAGTTAAGGGAAGATCTTTACGCTTTTGAGGAAGCTAATGCCAGCCGTATCTTTTGGCAAAACGAAGAAAATTACAACCAGTTTTTTAAGCTTGACATAACGACCGGCACATCGGAAGAACCAGTTTTTTTCACCCAGGAAGAAATTGACTTTTTTAAAGAATGGCAATACAAGTCATACGACCCCAAACAAAGCGAGCATGTGAATGCGAAGAATAAGCTGATGAATACGGTATGGAACAAAAGTATCTATTTGGGCAATCAGGTTGTAAAAAGATTAGCTGGATTTCAATCGGATGGAAAAAGGTATTGGAGCCAGCGGGGTTGGACGAAAAATGATGGGATAAATATACAGGCTGCAATATTTAAGCCTTATACCTGGATAAAGATTTATCGCGACACGGATAAGGGGAAAGATGTCTTTTTTACATTTGGCATTGATGTACATCCAAGTACCAATGCCTTTGTGTATAAAATTGATTGCCAAAGAACACGGGATTCAAAACTGAGCAATAAACAAATCCAGTTGGCAGATGCCCTGATACCTCAATCCGCTAAATGGAACACTATACCGTTCGATAAATTATTAGCCGGAAATTGGACATCATTGATTGACGTATGTGTTGAGTTTATCCGGGACAACCTGGAACGGTATGACGCTACGGTGGATGCGCTTTGGGGCGCGGATATTCCAAGCCAATTATTTAAGGATACGCTTATTTGCAGGGATAAACCCAAAGATGGTAAATCTGATATACCACAAACACCAAAGACTTTTGAGGGAGTTGATGTTGACTTTGTGCAGAAAGCCAAAGATCAAAAGGATTTGGGTGACGCTGGTGAGGGGCTTGTAAAACAATATGAAATTGCCGAACTCAATTTAAAAGGAAAAACGGATTTAGCGGACTTGGTGGACATTGTGAAAGACGGCATGGGCTATGATGTTCTTTCTTACGACGAGTTTGGCAATGAGAAATACATAGAAGTCAAAACAACAACCGGCAACGAATATGCCCCATTCTATCTGAGCGACAATGAAATTGAATTTTCAAAGTTTCGCAAAGGTAAGTATCATATTTACAGGATATTTAAATATGATGCGGAAAGCAACTTTGGTGAGTTCTACAAAATATCAGGAGATATAGAAAGTCAGTTATTGTTTAAACCGATTAGTTACCAGGTGTTTTTAAAGAAAGAATAA
- a CDS encoding helix-turn-helix domain-containing protein, with translation MTAIEIVTREDLKQFKSELLTEIKQLVKPEQGQAKQWLKSAEVRKLLNISPGTLQNLRINGTLRYTKIGGMIYYKLEDITKLLEGGQS, from the coding sequence ATGACAGCAATTGAAATCGTGACCAGGGAAGATTTAAAACAATTTAAAAGTGAATTATTAACGGAGATCAAACAGCTTGTTAAACCGGAACAAGGGCAAGCTAAACAATGGCTTAAAAGCGCAGAAGTACGTAAGCTACTGAACATCTCACCGGGCACCCTGCAAAATTTAAGGATCAACGGAACGCTTAGGTACACTAAGATCGGCGGGATGATTTACTACAAATTGGAGGACATCACCAAGCTATTAGAGGGAGGCCAATCATGA
- a CDS encoding helix-turn-helix domain-containing protein, whose protein sequence is MEIINEQALRQCVKDAVRAELQQHFKTAGSPSRAAEERLLSKQELAADLGVSLVTVTDWMKKGLPFLRLHKRVYFKKSEVLEIMQQNSKVKKGGQPSL, encoded by the coding sequence ATGGAAATTATCAACGAACAAGCCCTTAGGCAGTGCGTCAAGGATGCAGTAAGGGCAGAACTACAGCAACATTTTAAAACAGCGGGCAGCCCAAGCCGGGCAGCCGAAGAACGGCTATTGTCCAAACAGGAACTTGCCGCCGATTTAGGCGTGTCGCTCGTGACAGTGACCGATTGGATGAAAAAGGGCCTGCCCTTTCTGCGCCTGCATAAACGGGTTTATTTCAAAAAGAGTGAGGTGCTGGAAATCATGCAGCAAAACAGCAAGGTTAAGAAAGGAGGCCAACCATCATTGTAA
- a CDS encoding plasmid mobilization protein, whose translation MESAVKKTTSTKDLAPVGRVNKGGRPSVPHKRRSNVSVMCTLIEKKVIEANAKRAGMNASVFLRNLGLNTRIEVRVKTLPKPVLEMRGTLNHIAANLNQIARRRNRGDDLNAMERALLDQEVRSLRSLIKNINAYVS comes from the coding sequence ATGGAAAGTGCAGTTAAAAAGACAACAAGTACAAAAGACCTGGCCCCGGTGGGCCGGGTTAATAAAGGCGGCCGCCCGAGCGTACCGCATAAGCGGCGCAGTAATGTGAGCGTAATGTGTACGCTCATCGAAAAAAAAGTCATTGAGGCCAACGCGAAACGTGCAGGCATGAACGCATCCGTTTTCCTGAGGAACCTGGGATTGAATACGCGGATAGAGGTCAGGGTCAAGACACTGCCCAAGCCGGTTTTGGAAATGCGCGGTACGCTCAATCACATTGCCGCCAACCTCAACCAAATTGCCAGGAGGCGCAACCGGGGCGATGACTTGAATGCAATGGAACGGGCTTTGCTCGATCAGGAGGTGCGAAGCCTGCGGAGCTTAATTAAGAACATTAACGCCTATGTATCATGA
- a CDS encoding DUF4184 family protein, translating into MPFTFSHPAIVLPLRYLPKRWASLTGLIIGSMVPDFEYFIRMRVKSIYSHTWPGLFWFDLPLGLIIIFVYQILIKDRVILHLPVALNRRFSRFRGVDKQGSFLQYLLIVILSILIGAASHILWDGFTHPNGYFVKVMPVLSDTIHLGEHQLFVYKIIQHGSSIIGVIVIVLAVYTLPLGNPKKNHHVVVFWVQIFVISIIILAVRLMAGLSYHQYGNVIVTVIAGGFIGLIITSITINLKAIISDK; encoded by the coding sequence ATGCCCTTTACCTTTTCCCATCCTGCTATTGTTCTGCCATTGAGGTATTTACCTAAAAGATGGGCTTCATTAACAGGTCTAATAATTGGTAGTATGGTGCCTGATTTTGAGTATTTTATACGCATGAGGGTTAAAAGCATTTATAGCCACACATGGCCGGGATTGTTTTGGTTTGATCTTCCGTTAGGTTTGATAATAATCTTTGTTTATCAGATATTAATTAAGGATAGGGTTATTTTACATCTGCCAGTAGCATTAAATCGACGGTTTTCACGGTTTAGAGGCGTCGATAAACAAGGTTCATTTTTACAATACTTATTAATTGTTATTCTTTCTATTTTAATTGGGGCTGCATCACATATTCTTTGGGACGGATTTACACATCCGAATGGCTATTTTGTGAAAGTGATGCCAGTCCTATCCGATACAATACACTTAGGAGAACACCAGCTATTCGTTTATAAAATCATTCAGCATGGGAGTTCAATAATCGGAGTAATAGTTATTGTATTGGCTGTTTACACTTTGCCATTAGGTAATCCCAAAAAGAACCATCATGTAGTAGTTTTTTGGGTTCAAATATTTGTTATATCCATTATCATACTTGCAGTTAGGTTAATGGCAGGGCTTTCTTATCATCAATATGGCAATGTAATAGTTACAGTAATAGCGGGTGGATTTATAGGTTTAATCATTACATCAATAACAATTAATTTAAAAGCGATAATTTCAGATAAATAA
- a CDS encoding relaxase/mobilization nuclease domain-containing protein, producing MIGKVGTGKSFRGVLHYLFEGRRQESKERQMQELEKKQVEVIAYNQCFGTRLELVREMIEVAKLNPDQSKPVFHFSLSFAHSDAGKLGLQDKIDMVEKLAEKFDFKDHQYVVVAHKDTDHEHLHIVANRIGFDGKTASDSNSYKHVAEFARQMELEYKLEKVLSPNKFLKPEQRVAQSQRVDNRKEALKKHLWAAIKQSKDVQQVKKYMEQQGYEVELGRGIAFTDSQHVRFKGSQVGYALMDIEKKLKQEQLLRQQQEQNRQAQLLRQQQDELKKQQQQEKEQQQQHKHTPSIGR from the coding sequence ATGATCGGAAAAGTCGGCACAGGTAAGAGTTTCCGGGGCGTGCTGCATTACCTCTTTGAGGGCAGGCGACAGGAAAGTAAAGAACGGCAAATGCAGGAACTTGAAAAAAAGCAGGTGGAGGTCATCGCCTATAACCAATGTTTCGGCACTCGTTTGGAGTTGGTACGGGAAATGATCGAAGTAGCCAAGTTAAACCCTGACCAATCCAAACCGGTGTTTCACTTTTCATTAAGCTTCGCCCACAGCGATGCCGGGAAATTAGGCTTGCAGGACAAGATCGACATGGTAGAAAAGCTGGCAGAAAAATTTGATTTTAAAGATCACCAGTATGTAGTAGTAGCGCACAAAGATACCGATCATGAGCATCTGCATATCGTCGCTAACCGTATCGGCTTTGACGGCAAGACAGCCAGTGACAGCAATAGCTATAAGCATGTGGCCGAGTTCGCGCGGCAGATGGAACTGGAATACAAATTAGAAAAGGTGTTAAGCCCGAATAAATTTTTAAAACCGGAGCAAAGGGTCGCGCAAAGCCAGCGTGTTGACAACCGTAAGGAAGCTTTGAAAAAGCACTTGTGGGCCGCCATCAAACAAAGTAAAGATGTACAGCAGGTCAAAAAATATATGGAGCAGCAGGGCTACGAAGTGGAGTTAGGTCGGGGTATCGCTTTTACGGATTCACAGCATGTGCGATTTAAAGGCAGCCAGGTTGGCTACGCCCTCATGGATATTGAGAAGAAGCTAAAACAGGAACAGCTTTTACGTCAGCAGCAGGAGCAAAACAGGCAGGCACAATTACTAAGACAACAGCAGGATGAATTAAAGAAACAGCAACAGCAGGAAAAGGAACAACAGCAACAACATAAGCATACGCCGAGCATTGGCCGTTAA
- a CDS encoding site-specific integrase has product MKTKFSLLFYIRKPKNYVGGPIPVWVRITVNGKRSETPSGRECEPAQWNNAAGRQKGTKEEVKSFNAYLDDLQSKVYEAHRQLTETDALITAETIRNKFMGKTEKPRSLIAIFKEHNQKMEALLGKEYTKGTLCRYKTSLKHTQDFLKWKYNLTDIDIKQVDHAFITEYEFYLRSERKCANNSAVKYIKNFGKIIRICLANRWLTYNPFLSYKNKIKTVDRVYLTTEELQEMAVKDMATDRLTQVRDIFLFCCFTGLAYADVKKLRRWEIVTGVDGEKWLSINRLKTDVPSRIPLLPTAMTLIQRYADHPHCENSGRVLPVLSNQKMNSYLKEIADVCGINKPITFHIARHTFATTVTLLNGVPIESVSKMLGHTNIQTTQHYAKILDIKVGADMALLRQKYSG; this is encoded by the coding sequence ATGAAAACTAAATTCAGTTTGTTATTCTATATCAGAAAGCCAAAAAATTATGTTGGCGGCCCCATACCTGTATGGGTACGTATTACTGTAAACGGCAAACGTTCCGAAACGCCATCAGGCCGGGAATGTGAGCCAGCCCAATGGAACAATGCGGCAGGCCGCCAAAAAGGCACAAAAGAAGAAGTAAAATCCTTTAACGCTTATTTAGACGACCTGCAAAGCAAAGTTTATGAGGCCCACCGTCAGTTGACCGAAACGGATGCGCTTATTACTGCGGAAACTATCCGCAATAAATTCATGGGCAAGACCGAAAAGCCCCGCTCCCTAATTGCCATCTTTAAGGAGCATAATCAAAAGATGGAAGCCCTGTTAGGCAAGGAATACACCAAAGGTACGTTGTGCCGCTATAAAACCTCTTTAAAACACACACAGGACTTTTTAAAGTGGAAGTATAACCTGACCGATATTGACATTAAGCAGGTCGACCACGCCTTTATCACGGAGTATGAGTTTTATCTGCGTTCCGAAAGAAAATGTGCCAATAATTCCGCTGTTAAATACATTAAGAACTTTGGTAAGATTATCCGTATTTGCCTGGCTAACCGCTGGTTGACCTACAACCCGTTTTTAAGCTATAAGAACAAGATCAAAACCGTTGACCGGGTTTATTTAACAACAGAGGAACTACAGGAAATGGCGGTTAAAGACATGGCCACAGACCGTTTGACACAGGTGCGTGATATTTTTCTTTTTTGCTGTTTTACAGGTTTGGCTTATGCAGATGTGAAGAAGTTGCGCAGATGGGAAATTGTAACCGGCGTGGATGGCGAAAAATGGCTTTCAATCAACAGGCTAAAAACCGATGTGCCATCACGCATCCCATTATTGCCAACAGCTATGACTTTGATACAACGTTATGCCGATCACCCGCATTGTGAGAACAGCGGGCGCGTTTTACCGGTATTGAGCAATCAGAAGATGAACAGCTACTTAAAAGAGATAGCGGACGTATGCGGCATTAACAAGCCCATCACCTTCCATATTGCCCGCCACACCTTTGCAACCACGGTAACGCTATTAAACGGCGTACCGATTGAAAGCGTATCCAAGATGTTAGGCCATACCAACATTCAAACCACACAGCACTATGCTAAAATATTAGATATTAAGGTGGGTGCCGATATGGCTTTGCTCCGGCAAAAGTATTCAGGCTAA
- a CDS encoding RHS repeat-associated core domain-containing protein, giving the protein MTLCDYGSRFYDPVIARWGHIDPKAELYFQITPYAYAANTPVNAIDPDGHLVIFVNGQHAGSGGTPGYWGGFNRAVQQHFNDYNQNYADNYVSGGSTDVYMKGAVNGALYIDGGLGGWSNTFNHWGSTPSNLNVDDRLVAGYEHSGIDVGDLINSLQRTNGVITESIKVVAHSMGAAYARGLIASIVEYVKAHPEETRGLSITEYDFAAFQQNELPAPDQGVTLYQFDNKGDAVVDGTFGRMNNSHHAHEKGRDEKGSNDNVNPKGGHSITDFMKAVSGLAPGKYKYENGQFVKTD; this is encoded by the coding sequence ATTACCCTCTGCGATTATGGCTCGCGCTTTTACGATCCTGTGATAGCGAGATGGGGACACATTGATCCGAAAGCAGAGTTATATTTCCAGATTACACCTTATGCCTATGCAGCTAATACCCCGGTTAACGCTATTGACCCTGATGGCCATTTAGTAATTTTCGTGAATGGTCAGCATGCAGGTTCAGGTGGAACTCCTGGGTATTGGGGAGGCTTTAATAGAGCGGTGCAACAACACTTTAATGATTATAATCAAAATTATGCAGACAATTATGTGTCTGGTGGCTCTACTGATGTTTATATGAAAGGTGCTGTAAATGGTGCATTATATATTGATGGAGGATTAGGTGGGTGGAGTAACACGTTCAATCATTGGGGTTCAACACCATCTAATTTGAATGTTGATGATAGATTAGTGGCTGGATATGAGCATTCTGGAATTGATGTAGGTGATTTAATAAATAGTTTGCAAAGAACAAATGGTGTTATAACTGAAAGTATTAAAGTTGTAGCTCACAGTATGGGTGCGGCTTATGCAAGGGGGTTAATTGCTTCAATTGTTGAATATGTTAAAGCGCATCCCGAAGAAACTCGTGGATTAAGTATTACAGAGTATGATTTTGCAGCATTCCAGCAAAATGAATTACCTGCACCTGATCAAGGAGTAACACTATATCAATTTGACAATAAAGGTGATGCGGTTGTGGATGGCACATTTGGAAGAATGAACAATAGCCATCATGCACATGAAAAGGGCCGGGATGAAAAAGGAAGCAATGATAATGTTAACCCCAAAGGCGGGCATTCCATAACGGACTTTATGAAAGCAGTAAGCGGTCTCGCACCAGGAAAATACAAATATGAAAATGGTCAATTTGTTAAAACAGATTAA
- a CDS encoding helix-turn-helix domain-containing protein, protein MNDEIRCAIGHYMDIGEQIKKTRTAKNLSQKEVALALEMDQAQFSRIENGKTDPSFSTIEKIAKALGVGLVELVNADDIFKEVNSYDKSIFEKLALVDQLEEKEKSAFFSILDALVSKKRLKDTLAHALNMI, encoded by the coding sequence ATGAATGACGAAATTAGATGTGCTATTGGGCATTACATGGACATTGGAGAGCAAATAAAGAAAACAAGAACAGCTAAGAACCTTTCACAAAAGGAAGTGGCACTGGCGCTTGAAATGGATCAGGCACAATTCTCACGTATTGAGAATGGTAAAACCGACCCGTCTTTCTCTACTATTGAAAAGATAGCCAAGGCATTAGGTGTTGGCCTTGTTGAGCTGGTTAATGCGGATGATATATTTAAAGAGGTAAACTCTTACGATAAATCCATCTTTGAAAAGCTGGCTTTAGTAGATCAGCTTGAAGAAAAGGAAAAGTCAGCTTTCTTTTCAATACTCGATGCATTGGTGTCCAAAAAGAGATTGAAAGATACTTTAGCCCACGCCCTTAATATGATATAA